ATTTATTTTCctgtattctttttttccccacagatAACATAATGGTCTTCAAGCCATCAACATTCTTCATTGTAATCCACACCACCTTCGGACTTGATCTTGAGATCCAGCTCACACCCATTATGCAGGTCTACATCAAAGTCAGTGTTTCCAACAAAGGAAAACTCAGCGGTGTGTTTTGCTTCTCAAGCACCTCCAATTTATAGTGTAAAGCATGGTGTGATAAACACTGTGGTGAATATTAAATCCATATCTTCATTCAGGGCTTTGTGGAGATTTCAATGATGTGGAAGTTGATGACTTCAGAACCACAAATGGACTGATTGAGGGAACGGCTAGGACATTTGCAAACACATGGAAGACCGACACAAGCTGCCATGATGTGGAAAATTCTCCTAAAAACCCCTGCAGTCAGAGTGTAAACAAGGGTAAATCACAGACCTTATGCTCCATATTATAACGTCAGTCCTCCCAATACTCCACTAGTGAACAAGTTTCCTTCTTTTTCTAGAGAAATATGCCAAAAGCTGGTGCACCTTGCTGTCAGACCCAAAAGGGATTTTTGCCCAGTGCCATACTGAAATAAACCCAAAAGATTACCAAGATGTAAGCAGcgatttctttttcttatgcAGTCTAATAAACATATACCTGTGTATTTATGGTTTTATGTACTATTTATTTAACAACTTTGTGTACTCATTTAGCTTGTTGCTGCTTCTCTCCTCAGTCTTGTATTTATGATGCCTGcgcctgtgaaaacagtgaggagtgcatgtgtgctgcCTTGTCCTCCTATGTTCAAGCATGTGCTGCCGAAGGTGTCTTACTGAATGGCTGGAGGGACACCGCATGCAGTGAGTCAAGCTCAAACtatcaaatgtaaaataaatgaagtccatatttgtttttaatattctgaTCCTGAGTCAACCTGTTTTCCTTTCATAAGAGGGAGACATGACTCGCTGCCCCCCTGCCTTTGTGTATGAGTACCAGATGACAAGCTGTGGTCGCACTTGTCGCTCTCTTAGTCAGTCAGACTCAACATGTGAGGTTCAGCACACCCCGTTTGATGGCTGTGGCTGTGCAAAAGGAACTTATCTAAATGAGGATGGACAGTGTGTGGCAGCCTCACAATGTCCTTGTCATGTTGGAGAGAAGGTGGTACATCCTGGACAAACCATCAGGGTCCATGGACAAACTTGGTAAGGATTTCAATATTCATAGCAAATTTTCAAAAAGCAAAGCTATAtcttttatgattattttttggGAGCTTTCATTAGTCAGTGGAAGGTAGACAGGTCACAAGAAATGAAAGGAGAGCTAGAGAGAAACGGGGAATGACATACAACAAAGGTCTCCGCTCATGATCAAGGCCTTGACTCCTCAGGGCTCACCTCCAACATTTATGTTTAACTGAACAAAAAAGATCCTGGAGTTGTGGATCACATTCTCCAGAGCAAACTGGGGGACAGCTTTTGTTGTGGCACACATCCAACATGAATACTTCACTGCAGAGTGAGTAGCAGCATTAAGTCATGCAgcaaaacaagcaagaaaacaagACGCCTGCCTAACACACATATAAGGATCTCATGCTAATTACAGAGATGGAAGTTAGTGTGTTCCACAACTGCTTAACAGAAGTATGACAAGGATGATGTTAAACTGATTTTAGTGAAAGTGAAGGttaatcaaaaaagaaaagaaaaaaactctcaGGATGCTGTATACAGTAAAGTACTCCCCTTACCTAACTTACAtagcttttcattttattagGACTATTTCTACAATCAGAGTCAGaaatacttcattgatcccggAAGGAAATTGGGCAAACCAAATTTtttggaagcaaaaaaaaacccaaaaaatacaatttgaaactgtaaaaaaataagatgtgaaaacacaaaatctgcaactgaaaaaaataagatgtCAAATtctaaaatatacataaaagtgaaaattgaaaatagataattaattcaaaagaatttcagaactgaataaaaattatatttaaacttttcttacacttatttttagtttgagtacaatgttgtatttttcaaagttcaaaatcaaaatttgaactttcaatttcaaatctttttttcgAGTTAATGAAACTTTTAGCCCTGATTTGGCTACATATATACAGTTGTTCTGTACACACCAAGAAGGTCCTGGGTTTGACTGCTTGTGTGGGTGCCCTCGGTAAACTTTGGTTTAACTCACCAGTCCAGATACAGCGTTCACTGATCTGGGTCCACTAAACTGCTTATGTGAATGTGATTAGATGGTTGTATGTGACTGGTGATCAGCCAGGTGTTCAGTGCTTATTGATGAGTATTGGACAGCTACTTGTAGCACCTCCCTTTCAAGGATTGAACTGATGAACACACAATTTAATTGTTCTCTAGTTAAGGGTTGAGAAGTTACATTAAGAATTGCAGCTGTGAACCTTTGTCCTATACTGTTTTTGCCTTATAAAGAAGCTAACACTGATTAGAAATAACACAAGAATGCATTTCTCCTCTTGCCTGTCTTTTTGTGCATTTCAGTTCTTGTTATAGTGGAAAACTAAGTTGTACAGGAACCCCCACAACTGAATGTAGGTATACAGCTCTCAGTTCACCATAGTATTTGTTCCATTGAAAGCACTGTATGAACAATACTAGGTATACAGTGGTGTCCTGTGTAACACACTATCATTGTCATCAGCATGCACCGATCCAATGGTTTTTGTCAACTGCTCAATTGGAAAGCCAGGTGCTATGGGATCAGAGTGCCAAAAAAGCTGCCAGACACTGGACGCAGACTGTGTAAGACTGAGATCACGAGATCACAATAGTTACAGAATATTCCACACATGCATATTAAAACAGCAGGATGACGTGAAATACATTGCTATTACACTGTATAGGTCAGTACACAGTGCATCCCAGGCTGTGTATGTCCTGATGGCCTGCTGTTAGACAGTAATCGAGGCTGTATTAAGGAGGAGCAGTGTCCCTGCATATATAATGGAGAGTCCTATTCCTCAGGAGAGAGTGTCACTGTAGACTGCAATACCTGGTGAGTCCTTCTTTTcagttcactgttcactgtgctttttatttctgttgtttatttattatttttatgttgtattattattgtttatttatacaCACAACTTGACTTTACTTCATCTATTTAAACCATAGCACctgcaaaagcagaaaatggGAGTGTAGTGATCATGAGTGTGATGGAACCTGTACCATGTATGGAGAAGGGCATTACATCACTTTTGATGACAAGAAATTCTCCTTTAAAGGGGATTGCAACTATGTCTTCGCTCAGGTATAGCACCAACCTATATTTAGTCTATTATGATTTGTCAAATGTCAGACTTGTGATACCAATGCCTATTTCTTGCAGGATCACTGTGAGGACAATATGAATGGCACCTTCAGGGTTCTGACTCAGAGCATCCCATGTGGAGGGACTGAAAGCATTTGCTCCACTAATATCAGGCTCTACCTAGGGGTACATAAAGATGTTATCTATATGCATTTAGAACTTGTTCAAATTTTGACTTGGCAGGACGGCAAATgagcatgttttctttgtttctttcagaaCAATGAAATTGttctttcagaggaaaatatcaaaattgtcaaacaaagcaaaggGGAGGAGATACCCTATCAGATTCACACTATGGGTATATATCACGTCATTGAGGCAAAGAATGGTCTTGTTCTCATTTGGAATCAGAAGACAACACTCATGATTAAACTTAGCCCCACATTCAAGGTAGATGAGCAGATGCacaagttaataataataaggttaacattttacatgttttaactagatttaatttaatctcAGGGAAAAGTCTGCGGTCTGTGTGGGAATTTCGATGGCAACATCAAGAACGATTTCACCACTAGAAACAAGGAAGTTGTGGTTGAAGCACTAGAGTTTGGAAACAGCTGGAAAATGCTGTCGACCGAAATGCAATGCCCGAATGCAATACCACTAAATGATTCCTGCAGTCTCTATTCACACAGGAAGGCATGGGCATTAAAACACTGTAACATTATCAAGAGTGATGTATTTTCGAGTTGCCATTCAAAGGTAGGAAAACTCGCATGGCTTTCTGTATAATTAGATAGCTTGGATATAATTCACTCTCTTACTACACTTTCGATGTTTTCCTTGAAAAAGGTGGAACCGGAACACTATCATGATGCCTGTGTGACAGACACATGTGCCTGCAATACAGGAGGAGATTGTGAGTGTTTCTGCTCGGCTGTAGCAGCTTATGCAGCGGCCTGTAATGAGGCTGGAGCCTGTGTGAAATGGAGAACTCCAACGATCTGCCGTGagtgtttaattttttttctgtgaggagacaaacaaccaaataCAGTGTGTGCTTATAATCATCACCTGTCACCATTGTCATTTCAATTCTATACACCAGTGTACTTTTTATTATGAAGAATTTATATGATTAAAAAACATTACTTGTTAACATtaccttttctctttgtttccttAGCTCTGTTCTGTGATTATTATAACCCTGATGGAGAGTGTGAATGGCACTACCATGCTTGTGGAAAACCATGCATGAAGACATGCAAGAATCCCTCAGGAAAGTGCTACAATCAGATCCCGGCATTAGAAGGTTTGACATTGATTTTCATTCTCTGTCATCACTCAGAGATTCTCGTGTGGTTTAagtttgacttcctgtctgtaccTGTTCTGTACTAGTTTTGCAATTAACAGTAACATTTACCTTTTTAAGGCTGTTATCCAAGTTGCCCACCTGAACAGCCTTATTTGGAAGAAGTTACCATGAAGTGTGTGTCACAGGAGGAATGTGGCTGCTATGACAGGGAGGGAAATCATTATAAAGAAGGGGAGGTTGTGCCTTCACAAGATAACTGTTACagctggtaaaaaaaaattccatctCTATTTGTCATCACAATAAGTACTATAACCATCTGCAGTTAAATACAGTGATACTGTCATagctaaatgaaaatgaatttaaaaatgtatgggACAACTTTCATGTTTCCAGGAGCACACTGATTTCTCTGGTGATTTAATCAGTAAAACAGCCATGTGTAATTGCCCCATGACAGTGACATAGCATGCCATAATATTAATAGATTTtgtttaaacatattttttcacttaTCTTCTAGTATTTGTGCTTCAACGAAGGTGGAGTGCAGCTATAATATCCAAGGTGAGTATGACGTTGGCCATTACTATTAATTAAAACTATAATATAAGTCAATATattaatggaaaagaaaagatctACCTATTGTAAGAAACAAGGCTCATATAATTCTGACAGAATTATTTCTTTTGCAGCTTGCAATTGTACATATAATGGAATTACCTACAAGTATGGAGATGAAATCTATACTATACATGATGGAGATGGAAACTGTATGACTGGAGTATgtggagaaaatggaaaaatcatCAGAACTGTAGAGCCTTGCTCCACACCTGTACCCcccacaacaacaaccacagaaatacccacaacaaccacaaccacagaaatACCCACAACAACCACgaccacagaaacacccacaaCAACTACAAGCACTGAAgcaaccacaaccacagaaacacgtACTACAACCACAGGAACACCCAGCAcaacaatcacacaaacaagcacaaccacagaaacacccaccacaTCAACTACAACCGCAACCACAGAACCCGCCAGTGAGTGCTTAGTTTGTGAGTGGTCTGATTGGTCAAACAATAATTACCCAGACTACACTAACGATGGAGATTCTGAACGCATTGATGAAATTACTGGTCTCGATTTGAGTGTTTGCAAAAAACCTCTGGAAATACAATGTAGAGTAGCAGCATTCAAAGATGTATCTTTCGAAGAGATGCGCCAAAAAAAGGTAATATGTGATCCAACAGCTGGACTGACTTGTCATAACAAAGACCAAACcccttttatttgtttggacTATGAAATACGAGTCAATTGTTGtatcagcagcagctgtagaTCTTCAACTACAATCACACCCTCCACCACAGCacccaccaccacaaccacaatcaccaccacaaccacaaccactGCAACACCaaccacaacagaaacactgccCACAACAACCACAATCACACCCTCtacaacaaccacaaccacaactacaGAAACACCCACAACAACAATCACAACTACAGAAATATCCACCACAACAACTGCAACAACTACAGAAACACCTACCACAATAACcacaatcacagaaacaaccacaaccacagaaacaccgaccacaacaactacaaccacagaaacaccaaccacaacaactacaaccacagaaacacctaccacaacaatcacaacaacagaaacgcccactacaacaacaacagtaactacaggaacacccaccacaacaactacaaccacaacaacagaaacaccctCTTCAACAACAACCACAATCACAGAAACACCCACAACAACCACgaccacagaaacacccacaaCAACTACAAGCACTGAAgcaaccacaaccacagaaacacgtACTACAACCACAGGAACACCCAGCAcaacaatcacacaaacaagcacaaccacagaaacacccaccacaTCAACTACAACCGCAACCACAGAACCCGCCAGTGAGTGCTTAGTTTGTGAGTGGTCTGATTGGTCAAACAATAATTACCCAGACTACACTAACGATGGAGATTCTGAACGCATTGATGAAATTACTGGTCTCGATTTGAGTGTTTGCAAAAAACCTCTGGAAATACAATGTAGAGTAGCAGCATTCAAAGATGTATCTTTCGAAGAGATGCGCCAAAAAAAGGTAATATGTGATCCAACAGCTGGACTGACTTGTCATAACAAAGACCAAACcccttttatttgtttggacTATGAAATACGAGTCAATTGTTGtatcagcagcagctgtagaTCTTCAACTACAATCACACCCTCCACCACAGCacccaccaccacaaccacaatcaccaccacaaccacaaccactGCAACACCaaccacaacagaaacactgccCACAACAACCACAATCACACCCTCtacaacaaccacaaccacaactacaGAAACACCCACAACAACAATCACAACTACAGAAATATCCACCACAACAACTGCAACAACTACAGAAACACCTACCACAATAACcacaatcacagaaacaaccacaaccacagaaacacccacaaCAACAATCACAACTACAGAAATATCCACCACAACAACTGCAACAACTACAGAAACACCTACCACAATAACcacaatcacagaaacaaccacaaccacagaaacaccgaccacaacaactacaaccacagaaacaccaaccacaacaactacaaccacagaaacacccaccacaacaatcacaacaacagaaacgcccactacaacaacaacagtaactacaggaacacccaccacaacaactacaaccacaacaacagaaacaccctcttcaacaacaacagtaactacagaaatacccaccacaacaactacaatcacagaaacacccaccacaacaactacaaccacagaaacacctaccacaacaactacaaccacaggaacacctaccacaacaacaacagtaactacaggaacacccaccacaacaactacaaccacaacaacagaaacaccctcttcaacaacaacagtaactacCGAAATAcccaccacaacaactacaatcacagaaacaactacaaccacagaaacacctaccacaacaatcacaacaacagaaacgCCCACTACAACTACAACAGTAACTACAGGaacacccaccacaacaactacaaccacaacaacagaaacaccctcttcaacaacaacagtaactacagaaacacccaccacaacaactacaagcACTGGAACACGAACCACAATAACcacaatcacagaaacaaccacaaccacagaaacacccaccacaccaatcacaacaacagaaacacccactacaacaacaacagtaactacagaaacacccaccacaacaacaacaaccacagaaacaaccacaaccacagaaacacccaccacaacaactacaaccacaggaacaccaaccacaacaactacaaccacaggaacacctaccacaacaatcacaacaacagaaacgCCCACTACAACCACAACAGTAACTACAGAAACACGCACTACAACAACTACAAGCACTGGAACACCCACCACAATAACCACAAtcacagaaacacccaccacaacaactacaaccacagaaacacctaccacaacaactacaaccacagaaacaactacaaccacaggaacaccaaccacaacaactacaaccacaggaacacctaccacaacaatcacaacaacagaaacgcccactacaacaacaacagtaactacagaaacacccaccacaacaactacaaccacaacaacagaaacacccacTACAACAACTACAAGCACTGGAACACCCACCACAATAACcacaatcacagaaacaactacaaccacaggaacacctACCACAACGACCTTAACCTCAACTACAGAAACACCTACCACAACAATagcaaccacagaaacacttactACAACCACCACAACGACAGAAACACccactgcaacaacaacagtaactacaGAAACACTGCCCACAACAACTACAAGTCCTGAGACACCcaccacaacaaccacagaaacacctacCACAACGACCTTTGAAGTTGTTACAAATACACTGAGCACAAGAGCCTATTCAATAGCTTCGGTTGGGATTGTAACTACAGCAACCACCGAAAAACCCACCACGTCAActacaaccacagaaacacctacCACAACGataacaaccacagaaacacccactaCAACCACCACAACTACAGAAACAGccaccacaacaactacaagcACTGGAACAGCCACCACAATAACcacaatcacagaaacaaccacaaccacagaaacaccgACCACAGCAGttacaaccacagaaacacccaccacaacaatcacaacaacagaaacacccactacaacaacaacagtaactacagaaacacccaccacaacaacaacaaccacagaaacaaccacaaccacagaaacaccaaccacaggaacacctaccacaacaagcacaaccacaggaacacctTCCACAACAATCACAACTACCGAAACacccactacaacaacaaccacaaccacagaaacaccaaccacaataaccacaaccacaggaacacctaccacaacaagcacaaccacagaaacacctaccacaacaatcacaacaacagaaacgcccactacaacaacaacagtaactacaggaacacccaccacaacaactacaaccacaacaacagaaacaccctctacaacaacaacagtaactacagaaacacccaccacaacaactacaagcACTGGAACACCCACCACAATAACcacaatcacagaaacaaccacaaccacagaaacaccgaccacaacaactacaaccacaggaacacctACCACAccaatcacaacaacagaaacacccactacaacaacaacaagagtaactacagaaacacccaccacaataaccacaatcacagaaacaaccacaaccacagaaacaccaaccCCAATAACAACAACCGCAGGAACACCTACCACAACAagcacaaccacagaaacacccactacaacaacaacagtaactacaggaacacccaccacaacaactacaaccacaacaacagaaacacccaccacaacaactacaaccacaggaacacctACCACAccaatcacaacaacagaaacacccactacaacaacaacaacagtaactacagaaacacccaccacaacaacaacaaccacagaaacaaccacaaccacagaaacaccaaccacaataaccacaaccacaggaacacctaccacaacaagcacaaccacaggaacacctTCCACAACAATCACAACTACCGAAACacccactacaacaacaacagcaactacagaaacacccaccacaataaccacaatcacagaaacaaccacaaccacagaaac
This is a stretch of genomic DNA from Scatophagus argus isolate fScaArg1 chromosome 7, fScaArg1.pri, whole genome shotgun sequence. It encodes these proteins:
- the LOC124062114 gene encoding mucin-5AC-like, which encodes MPLECVIPWLILCLGLSVETAAMTQMVTIIPEITEVTTSHNGQFCSTWGNYHFKTFDGRFFELPYTCNYILTQQCKGGYENFNIQLRRQEINGTTTIKKVTMNLEGVVVKLVSTSIKVDDKLVSVPFSQGGITIGRTSSYVKIEAKLGLVVMWDEKDTLWVEMDAKFQNQTCGLCGDFNGVYDAEFVKPETGEPVSLEYYGNLWKIDDPTENCAEITSTATQTCTDEEDLCKNLLSGHAFHSCKELIDTDSFIHACVKDLCYCNSSASCLCSTLSEYSRQCSHAGGKPQQWKTAQLCGKTCPFNMEYKECGNPCTDTCSNPRRSELCDDHCIDGCFCPPGTVLDNIDQSGCVAVEQCSCLHSGKPYKAGESYSTQCKNCTCVAGQWNCVEKDCPGICSVLGGSHISTYDDKTYTFHGDCSYVLSKETNGSFSILGDLIKCKKSDKSTCLAAITLLLPEQTMIKVEDSGEVLNNKQISKLPLFTDNIMVFKPSTFFIVIHTTFGLDLEIQLTPIMQVYIKVSVSNKGKLSGLCGDFNDVEVDDFRTTNGLIEGTARTFANTWKTDTSCHDVENSPKNPCSQSVNKEKYAKSWCTLLSDPKGIFAQCHTEINPKDYQDSCIYDACACENSEECMCAALSSYVQACAAEGVLLNGWRDTACKGDMTRCPPAFVYEYQMTSCGRTCRSLSQSDSTCEVQHTPFDGCGCAKGTYLNEDGQCVAASQCPCHVGEKVVHPGQTIRVHGQTCSCYSGKLSCTGTPTTESCTDPMVFVNCSIGKPGAMGSECQKSCQTLDADCVSTQCIPGCVCPDGLLLDSNRGCIKEEQCPCIYNGESYSSGESVTVDCNTCTCKSRKWECSDHECDGTCTMYGEGHYITFDDKKFSFKGDCNYVFAQDHCEDNMNGTFRVLTQSIPCGGTESICSTNIRLYLGNNEIVLSEENIKIVKQSKGEEIPYQIHTMGIYHVIEAKNGLVLIWNQKTTLMIKLSPTFKGKVCGLCGNFDGNIKNDFTTRNKEVVVEALEFGNSWKMLSTEMQCPNAIPLNDSCSLYSHRKAWALKHCNIIKSDVFSSCHSKVEPEHYHDACVTDTCACNTGGDCECFCSAVAAYAAACNEAGACVKWRTPTICPLFCDYYNPDGECEWHYHACGKPCMKTCKNPSGKCYNQIPALEGCYPSCPPEQPYLEEVTMKCVSQEECGCYDREGNHYKEGEVVPSQDNCYSW